ATGCTAGTTAATTGCTGATCTTGGGTCATTTGGCCCATGAGTAAACGGCCACTTAAGCTGGTAATGGAATCGTTATATTGGCCCATTAGCGAAATAGTATGGGCCTCGTTATCTGGGTCTAGCGCCATATAACCACGACTTTGCGCCCCAAACGTAGGGTTAAAGGCGCTGTCAAAACCAAGCTGCTGGTGGTTATTGCTAAACACTGAACCATTGTAGTTTATGCTGGTAAACCAGTGATCACCACGGAGTTTAATCCCAGCGTTTAAGATGTCGGTGGTGTAATCAACCGGCTCCGCTAACATCATTGACTGGTTGAAAAAACTGCCAGAGGCAACTTTGGTTCCGGTTTTCTCTTCACGCTGAAAATTAACGTAGGTTGTGAACAGTGATTCTGTTTGATATTCAAATCCTAGACCGGCACGTTCACGTTTAAGCGACAATTCAAATGGGGTTAAACTGCTATAAAGCATTGGCATGTCTGAGCTTGAACCTGCCGTTACCCAATTATCCGCTAAAGTAAGATTATCGCTGCCGATATTCTGGTAAGGACTTAAGGCATTATTGCTCTGATACGTAGCGATGGAGCGATAACCTAGATTGAGGCGATACAATCCAAGTTTACCGACATCTATTTCCATACGGCCATTGTCCATGCCCATATTATTTGCGACGACTTTTGCTTGGTAGCCATTGTCACCTCGATACTTTATATCGGCATCCACTTTGCCCGCTGTTTGATTACTGCTATTAAATGCGTTGGCTGATTGAATATCGTCTTCGCTGTTGTAACCAATACCAACCCCGACAGTTCCTGTGGTACCTGTTTCGACAGCACAAGCCTTACAATTCCAAGCATCATATTTAATTTTGTCGGTTTTAGCATTGGCTAGGCCATAACCATCAGCCATCAGGCTAAAGCTGGTACTAGTGAGTAACGCTAAGGTAATGAGGTTCAATTTGGTATTCATAATATAATCTCCTTAGCGCTGCAGTAACTTACCAGACGGATGGTTTGAACCATGCACCTGACTATGACAATTTAAGCAGCTGCGACCACCAGTAAAGGCATTACCATTTACTGTTGAACCCATATCAGTGTTACCTAGATAAGCGTTGCTTGTGTGATTGTCACTCGCATGACATTGCTGACACAGTTGTGGCGCACGAGTTTTGAGCATTGCATCGTTCACAGAACCGTGTGGATTATGGCAATTGACGCAATTTTCGGTGACGGGTGCATGCTCCCACAGCTTTGGGCCGCGTTTCTCAGCGTGACATGAATAACACGTTTCATTGACTGTTGGCTGAACAAGATCTGAATCGCTCAAACTGCCATGTGGATTATGACAGTCGCTACAGGTCATTTGATTCCATTTCATTGGATGACTGGTGCGCTTGTTCATGTCAGCTTTTTGTCTGGTGTGACAAGTGGTACATACTTCGACTTCTGTTTGCTTTGACAGTATTGGGTCATGTTCAGCATGTATGCTATGACAAGATGCACATGCCACATCGGCATTGGCGTGATGACTACTGTCCCATGCCACGCGTTTGTCGTCGAGATGACAGCTCATACACACACTGTTTTGCTTGTCTGCAGCGAGTGTTGAAGTTGGGCCAAAGGTAATCATTGGCTCTTTACCACCACGATTATGTGAACCTAGTGGGCCGTGACACGCTTCGCACTGTAATCCAGCCATTGGACTTTTTGATGAATCAATTGCGCCATGAGCACCTTTGAATAAATCCATGACCTTTTCTGTTTTTTTATGACACATCAAACAAGTGTCGGCACCCTTTGGTGAGTATTTTCCTTCGGCGAATTTTTTATCGAGTGTTGCTTCAACTTCTGCCCGTGTCATGCTGGCATCCCACTTTGCCGCCTGTACATGACTCGACATAAACAGCGTCGATGCAGTAAGGCAGAGCAGGGCTAAAAATAAGGTATTTATTGAATGTGTGGTCTTCATAAGTAGACTTCCTAATTTGTCCATTTTGATGATCAACAAGTTGATTACGTAAGCCATAGCATGAGAGAGAAGCAGGGCTTCTCTCTCAATGGACAAATTAAAGCTTCACTTGTGTGTGGTTTTCAATGGTGGGTGCATGGCAGAAGAAACAGGTTTCTAACTGCGCAGCATCATTGGCTTCTTGATAGCTACCATTAACAACCGCACCTTGACTTTGTGCATGCTGCGAAATCGTGTCAAAGCCATGACAAGATGCGCACGTTGCAGTGATAGGTGTTGTATAAAGGCCTTGCGACGTAGCAAGTGCACCTTTAACTTTGAATGTATCAAGATTAAAGTCGTTGTGACACTGAGTACAGTCTTTGATAATGCCTTGCTCACTATGAACACTGTGCAATTTCATTTCAATGGCGCCTTGATTAGCACCAGAAGCATAAGTGCCATCTGGCGTATGACAAGCTACACAACCATCC
The nucleotide sequence above comes from Shewanella sp. Arc9-LZ. Encoded proteins:
- a CDS encoding DmsE family decaheme c-type cytochrome; translated protein: MKTTHSINTLFLALLCLTASTLFMSSHVQAAKWDASMTRAEVEATLDKKFAEGKYSPKGADTCLMCHKKTEKVMDLFKGAHGAIDSSKSPMAGLQCEACHGPLGSHNRGGKEPMITFGPTSTLAADKQNSVCMSCHLDDKRVAWDSSHHANADVACASCHSIHAEHDPILSKQTEVEVCTTCHTRQKADMNKRTSHPMKWNQMTCSDCHNPHGSLSDSDLVQPTVNETCYSCHAEKRGPKLWEHAPVTENCVNCHNPHGSVNDAMLKTRAPQLCQQCHASDNHTSNAYLGNTDMGSTVNGNAFTGGRSCLNCHSQVHGSNHPSGKLLQR